CAAATAGTTCGTCCATATTGATTTTAGTGAAATCAACTTTTTGTAATTCCTTAACAGTAAGGCCTCTACACTTTGGACATTCAGGTGTTCCAAAGTCTATTTTTAGCTGTTTTCTTGCTTCTTCCTGAAAAATTCTTGCAAGTTTCGACTGAAAGCAGCAATAAGTAGACTTTCTAGCTAAGCAAATACCTAATATCGGAATTCTTGAAGAACAGTAGGTTCCAATATAGTAGCAGTAACCTTTTTTTCTATATAGAGCTAATTCTTGTTCCTTAGATTTGCATTGTGATAAGCCTATATCACGCCCCCAGCCAGTCATTGAAGAGCAGCAATTCAAAAAACTAAATACATCTTTTTTGCATTTGCGATGTTTACCTGAAAATACAGAAACGGGATTTGTTTTAATGTCTTTGCTCATCTGATTTAGCATAGCTAGATGAGCTACTTTAGCTATATCCCTGTTTGGTATAATAGTTGGAGTATTGCAATTGCCTCCTAAACAAAAGATTGAGTTATTACGCAATGATGAGTGTAGCATTGTTTGCTTCTCAGTTGAACAGCTATAATCGTGCTGCCAGAGTAAACAAATATTTGCTACTGATTTTTGGCAAGTGCTGTTTTTTAATTCGCAATTTTGAATTTTAAGGTGTTTGCAACCATCTTTTGGATCGCTAGTACATGAAAAAACAATCTTTTGTTTCCAATATGGACGATTGACTTTAAACTTGTCAAAAAATACTCTATCACCACCATCATAGTTGATTCTATTGACATCATAGCATTCGTTACTTTCTGTTAATTGCTCAAGTTCAGGGTTTAAAACTTTCCAATATTCTGCTACTTTCCTTAGTTCTTGAGTCTTATCTCTGTAGTCATAGTGAAGTATACATATTTTTTCATTTACTTCTAATAACAAATTTCTACCAACATGGTGTATAGATGCACCAAGCCTATTAGCAATAGCCCATTTCATTTGTTTTACAATTGCTTCGGGATCATCTGCTAGGCAGTATACTTGCGCATCTAATTCATCATCAT
This genomic interval from Orientia tsutsugamushi contains the following:
- the traN gene encoding conjugal transfer protein TraN; the protein is MKQLIVLVLIILNINCCLASMQSSYNEASNYNVNLGNSSNTQELFHQGSNVNYPNNDEDLTYHGRNQLSTESGAMLFQAENSKNNALTQHNINDQNYMIANSMRIESDPLSALDSSNFVTQTSTTNTEIIQSCTEGSKFNIELIRELNVECRLENVWLPWQSRQMEFATEEIKENHSNWINSRSDVYDDELDAQVYCLADDPEAIVKQMKWAIANRLGASIHHVGRNLLLEVNEKICILHYDYRDKTQELRKVAEYWKVLNPELEQLTESNECYDVNRINYDGGDRVFFDKFKVNRPYWKQKIVFSCTSDPKDGCKHLKIQNCELKNSTCQKSVANICLLWQHDYSCSTEKQTMLHSSLRNNSIFCLGGNCNTPTIIPNRDIAKVAHLAMLNQMSKDIKTNPVSVFSGKHRKCKKDVFSFLNCCSSMTGWGRDIGLSQCKSKEQELALYRKKGYCYYIGTYCSSRIPILGICLARKSTYCCFQSKLARIFQEEARKQLKIDFGTPECPKCRGLTVKELQKVDFTKINMDELFGDILTKAQNSMNKDIIAGIKDKVHRMQQNRSY